One genomic region from Pyrinomonadaceae bacterium encodes:
- a CDS encoding ATP-dependent 6-phosphofructokinase, giving the protein MRIGVLTGGGDCPGLNAAIRAIVRCATRDGATVLGIRNGYRGLVENDIEELSRDKVIGILPRGGTILGTSRFNPLKDESSLSAFKENFASRQMDGLVVVGGEGSLSAARDLWRHHQVKLVGIPKTIDNDISGTDFTFGFDTAVTIVTDAIDRLHSTAESHHRVMVVEVMGRHTGWIAAYGGLAGGADVVLVPEHPFRISRVCELLSHRKSEGRAFSIVVVAEDAHPHPDEVFLSKEQYEAIYRHDRLGGIGEALANEIERCIGIQARVTKLGYVQRGGSPTPFDRILATRFGIKAYEMIQAGEFGRMAALRGNKIESASLDEAIGELKRLDEEIYRIAEIFFG; this is encoded by the coding sequence ATGCGAATTGGGGTACTCACAGGCGGGGGAGACTGTCCGGGGCTGAACGCGGCCATTCGCGCGATCGTGCGCTGCGCGACGCGAGACGGCGCCACCGTGCTCGGCATTCGGAATGGCTACCGCGGACTGGTGGAAAACGACATTGAAGAGCTGTCGCGGGACAAGGTGATCGGGATTCTGCCGCGGGGCGGCACAATTCTGGGCACCTCGCGATTCAATCCGCTCAAAGACGAAAGCTCTCTCTCAGCCTTCAAGGAAAATTTTGCGTCGCGGCAAATGGACGGGCTGGTCGTGGTTGGCGGTGAAGGCTCGCTTTCAGCGGCGCGCGATTTGTGGCGGCACCACCAGGTTAAACTCGTCGGAATTCCGAAGACGATTGACAACGACATCAGCGGCACCGATTTCACTTTCGGTTTCGACACGGCCGTGACGATCGTCACTGACGCCATCGATCGTCTCCATTCGACTGCCGAATCTCATCACCGGGTGATGGTGGTTGAGGTTATGGGTCGTCACACCGGGTGGATCGCCGCGTACGGTGGCCTCGCCGGCGGCGCGGACGTCGTGCTGGTTCCCGAGCATCCGTTTCGTATTTCGCGCGTGTGCGAATTGCTGTCGCACCGCAAATCCGAAGGGCGCGCTTTTTCCATCGTGGTGGTCGCGGAAGACGCGCATCCGCATCCGGACGAGGTATTCCTGAGCAAGGAGCAGTACGAGGCGATTTACCGTCACGATCGTCTGGGCGGCATCGGCGAAGCGCTGGCCAACGAGATCGAGCGCTGTATCGGTATTCAGGCGCGCGTGACCAAACTCGGATACGTGCAGCGCGGAGGTTCACCGACACCATTCGATCGGATTCTGGCAACGCGGTTCGGAATTAAGGCCTATGAAATGATTCAGGCTGGTGAATTCGGCCGGATGGCGGCCTTGCGCGGAAATAAGATTGAGTCAGCTTCATTGGATGAAGCCATCGGCGAACTCAAACGGCTGGACGAAGAGATTTATCGCATCGCCGAGATTTTCTTTGGCTAG
- a CDS encoding phosphatidylcholine/phosphatidylserine synthase translates to MNVSRFRRQDHLGVAPTPAARKGLRKGVYVVPSLFTSLNILAGFYSLMASMSGFSLLERGAVAEATVRFDHAAIAIGLAFLCDTLDGRIARMTKSTTEIGVQLDSLADVVSFGLAPAMLAYAWGYGYALRDWPNVRQLAWFLSFMYVICGGFRLARFNVQAMRPRPMAEGTSKVDKKSFVGLPIPVAGCLIAAIVHFAPTPLRYTQRFEARAIGMLVLVAFLSVLMISTIRFTSFKSVGAGRRLSPRHVIFLIALFGLIYLYSQWVLLALVVGYMAHGLLSSGLAPLFRLFSGKSQAPASG, encoded by the coding sequence ATGAACGTTTCTCGATTCCGGAGACAGGATCATTTGGGGGTCGCGCCGACTCCCGCGGCGCGCAAAGGACTGCGCAAAGGCGTGTACGTCGTTCCTTCGCTGTTCACCTCGCTTAACATTCTGGCGGGCTTTTACTCGCTGATGGCCTCGATGAGTGGTTTCAGCCTGCTGGAACGCGGGGCCGTCGCCGAAGCGACCGTGCGGTTCGATCATGCCGCGATCGCGATTGGCCTGGCCTTTCTTTGCGACACCCTGGACGGGCGCATCGCGCGCATGACCAAGAGCACGACCGAGATTGGTGTGCAGCTCGACTCTCTGGCAGACGTTGTCTCTTTCGGGTTGGCGCCGGCGATGCTGGCCTACGCCTGGGGTTATGGTTACGCCTTGCGCGACTGGCCTAACGTCCGGCAGCTCGCCTGGTTTCTGTCGTTCATGTATGTCATCTGCGGCGGCTTCAGGCTGGCGCGCTTCAATGTGCAGGCGATGCGCCCGCGCCCGATGGCCGAAGGGACCAGTAAAGTCGATAAAAAGAGTTTCGTCGGTCTGCCGATCCCGGTGGCGGGATGTCTGATTGCGGCCATCGTGCATTTCGCGCCGACTCCGCTGCGTTACACCCAACGCTTCGAAGCCCGCGCCATCGGAATGCTGGTGCTGGTCGCCTTTCTCAGTGTGTTGATGATCAGCACGATTCGCTTCACCAGCTTCAAATCCGTGGGCGCCGGCCGCCGCTTGAGCCCGCGGCATGTCATCTTCCTGATAGCTTTATTTGGATTGATCTATCTGTATTCGCAGTGGGTGCTGCTGGCTCTGGTCGTTGGCTACATGGCGCACGGTCTGCTCTCGAGCGGTTTGGCGCCCCTGTTCCGTCTCTTCTCAGGGAAGTCGCAGGCGCCGGCGTCAGGATAG
- the tsaB gene encoding tRNA (adenosine(37)-N6)-threonylcarbamoyltransferase complex dimerization subunit type 1 TsaB has product MLASRPGDASSSHSQDLIENIDAVLKDAGVELSTVDLLAAAIGPGSFTGLRIGLATVKSLAVSLERKCVGVSTLAAVAHAAGTADRIVALLPAGRGEVFAQMFAVRDNEVGALNEPAHISPAALVAKYGNHAQLTWAGEGAHAQVELIRSEARAKGIELQVGAPAPHTNGWRLAPPSPELAQDVAKLAAREWRKGNVIDPEELRANYVRASDAEIKTHA; this is encoded by the coding sequence ATTCTTGCCTCGCGGCCGGGCGACGCGTCGTCTTCGCATTCGCAGGACCTGATTGAGAACATCGACGCGGTGCTTAAAGACGCGGGTGTCGAGTTGTCCACGGTTGACCTTTTGGCGGCCGCCATCGGGCCCGGAAGTTTCACCGGATTACGAATCGGGTTGGCCACCGTGAAATCGCTCGCCGTGTCGCTTGAGCGCAAGTGCGTCGGCGTTTCGACGCTGGCGGCGGTAGCACACGCGGCGGGCACAGCCGATCGCATAGTCGCATTGCTGCCCGCGGGACGCGGCGAAGTCTTCGCGCAGATGTTCGCCGTTCGTGATAACGAAGTGGGAGCGCTCAATGAACCTGCGCACATCAGCCCCGCTGCCCTCGTGGCGAAATACGGCAACCATGCGCAGTTGACGTGGGCCGGCGAAGGCGCGCATGCGCAGGTGGAATTAATCCGCAGCGAAGCCCGCGCGAAGGGAATCGAGCTACAGGTCGGCGCGCCTGCACCGCACACGAATGGGTGGAGGCTGGCGCCGCCGTCCCCGGAACTTGCCCAAGATGTCGCAAAGTTAGCTGCGCGCGAATGGCGTAAAGGAAACGTGATCGACCCTGAGGAACTGCGCGCGAATTACGTCCGCGCTTCCGACGCGGAAATAAAGACTCATGCTTGA
- a CDS encoding YdcH family protein encodes MDTTTADSVKEQLMMTNSEFRELVREHGRYEQRLSELSALAYPSDDEQLEETTLKKKKLAIKDQMYSLMLEHEKRSSTEH; translated from the coding sequence ATGGACACGACTACGGCGGATTCTGTGAAAGAGCAGTTAATGATGACCAACTCTGAGTTCCGCGAATTGGTGCGGGAACATGGTCGATACGAACAACGCTTGAGCGAGCTGTCCGCCCTCGCTTATCCCAGCGATGACGAACAGTTGGAAGAGACGACGTTGAAAAAGAAGAAGTTGGCCATCAAAGATCAGATGTATTCGTTGATGCTTGAACACGAGAAGCGTTCCAGCACTGAGCACTAA
- the rimI gene encoding ribosomal protein S18-alanine N-acetyltransferase produces MLETAISSDQRFVTLDRMTEHDLLEVVALEEMCNLSPWGWEAYHAELQSVANSLMLVARITNSTSEAERPIVGFIVARELADEIHINNVAVKPEFRGRGIGQMLMKTALAWGRERHARQAVLEVRAGNDRAHQLYRGCGFEVIGRRRSYYKSPVEDALLMAVSLTQTP; encoded by the coding sequence ATGCTTGAGACCGCCATCTCCAGTGATCAGAGATTCGTCACGCTCGACCGTATGACTGAGCATGACTTGCTCGAGGTCGTCGCGCTCGAAGAAATGTGCAATCTGAGCCCGTGGGGCTGGGAAGCTTATCACGCGGAATTGCAGTCCGTCGCTAACTCGCTCATGCTGGTCGCGCGCATCACCAATTCCACGAGTGAGGCCGAGCGCCCGATTGTTGGGTTCATCGTGGCGCGCGAGTTGGCCGATGAAATTCACATCAACAACGTGGCGGTTAAGCCTGAATTTCGCGGACGTGGCATCGGGCAGATGCTGATGAAAACGGCCCTCGCCTGGGGCCGCGAACGGCATGCCCGGCAGGCAGTTCTCGAAGTTCGGGCGGGAAATGACCGCGCGCACCAGCTTTATCGTGGTTGCGGATTTGAAGTAATTGGCCGGCGGCGGAGCTACTACAAATCTCCGGTGGAAGATGCCCTGTTAATGGCAGTTTCTTTGACACAGACGCCTTGA
- a CDS encoding phosphatidylserine decarboxylase, protein MVRDGIPWVAVPLALAILPMLFGLWWVAMAFILLAAFMAYFFRDPRRTIPSEPGIIVAPADGRVTLVRRGEPELGSDSLVSIFLSPLDVHVNRAPIAGKITAVQYRKGKFLMATDERARDVNEQNTLTLEGDNIRVKCSQIAGILARRIVCWKREGDRVELGERFGMIKFSSRTDVLLPSSVEVVVKKGSRVRGGVTIIGRIRQ, encoded by the coding sequence ATGGTTCGTGATGGCATTCCCTGGGTGGCGGTTCCGCTGGCGCTCGCCATTCTTCCGATGCTGTTCGGACTGTGGTGGGTGGCGATGGCCTTCATTCTCCTTGCCGCCTTCATGGCCTACTTCTTTCGCGATCCGCGGCGCACGATTCCCTCCGAACCCGGCATCATCGTTGCTCCCGCGGACGGACGCGTAACCCTGGTGAGACGCGGTGAACCTGAACTTGGATCGGACTCGCTGGTCAGCATCTTTCTGTCGCCCCTGGATGTGCACGTAAACCGGGCGCCGATTGCGGGGAAAATCACGGCGGTCCAATACCGGAAGGGCAAGTTTCTGATGGCTACGGATGAACGCGCCCGGGACGTGAACGAGCAGAACACGCTCACCCTTGAGGGCGACAACATCCGCGTAAAATGCTCGCAAATTGCGGGAATCCTTGCCCGCAGAATTGTTTGTTGGAAGCGGGAAGGGGACAGAGTAGAATTGGGCGAACGATTTGGCATGATCAAGTTTAGCTCGCGCACTGATGTGCTTCTTCCGTCCAGTGTCGAGGTCGTCGTCAAAAAAGGCTCGCGCGTGCGTGGCGGCGTCACAATAATCGGGAGAATCAGACAATGA